The sequence GCTCCTTTTTGGATCTTGCCAATAACCTTTTCTTTCTCTGTTAACGCTTTCTCAGGGCAAAGCAAGATACAACCTCCACAAGAGTGACATATATCTTCAAATATAATCAGTTTATCTTTTATATAGGCAAGGGCATTAAACTTGCAAAAGTCAACACACTTTCGACATCCATTGCATAGCTTGCCATCCACCTTTGGAATTCGTACATGTACTTCTTCTTCCTGAATGTTTTCGGGCTTAAAAAAAAGGTGGCCATTTGGTTCTTCAACATCACAGTCAATATACGTTGATATTTTTGCAGCCGCAGCTAAATTAACCGACACCAGTGTTTTTCCTGTGCCGCCCTTGCCACTTAGCACAGCTATCCTCATTTTAGTTCCCTCCATGGCCATGAAAACCAGGATGAATTTCATCGAGTAAGGATAGCTTTCCACTGATGAAGTCATCAATATTTTTTTTAGCGGAAATACCCGCTGTTTTATATATTTTAATATCAGCGGATTTGAGCACATTAGCTGCATTTTCGCCACATCGGGGAGTAAGTAAAGCGTTCACTTTATTATCCACTATTGTTTGTGCTGCCTTAATTCCTGCTCCGCCTGTACTTG comes from Capillibacterium thermochitinicola and encodes:
- a CDS encoding NifB/NifX family molybdenum-iron cluster-binding protein — translated: MKIAIPVDEKSLESNVCVSFGRAPYFLIYDTETKESIFLYNGAAASTGGAGIKAAQTIVDNKVNALLTPRCGENAANVLKSADIKIYKTAGISAKKNIDDFISGKLSLLDEIHPGFHGHGGN